The following proteins are encoded in a genomic region of Rhinoraja longicauda isolate Sanriku21f chromosome 14, sRhiLon1.1, whole genome shotgun sequence:
- the slc26a2 gene encoding sulfate transporter isoform X1 codes for MFHFTASIHQTAVVTFLTGIHQQATCKMTSADVNNAESMLVLNSVALCDMKSDKYSPIILEEQEKEPLDMKTCAVKKLKKHLSCTPAKAKDFLVDLFPIIRWFPKYKWKKWILGDIMSGLVVGILIVPQSIAYSLLAGQEPIYGLYTSFFACIIYFLMGTSKHISVGIFGVLCLMIGQVVERELQFAGFDISDDINSTAPSNLFADGCGRSCFAIRIGSTLTFMAGIYQVAMGIFQVGFISVYLSDSLLSGFATGASFTIITSQIKYILGIRIPRANTPGSLVKTWVSIFKNIHETNICDLVTSILSLLFLVPIKEINECYKQKLKMPIPGELLAVIIATLISHYGQLNAKFNSTIAGDIPTGFIAPTLPEWSIIPRIAIDAIPIAIIGFAITVTLSEMFAKKHGYTVKANQEMFAIGACNVIPAFFHCFTSSAALAKSLVKESTGCKTQLSSMVTALVLLLVLLVIAPLFYSLQKCVLAVIIIVNLRGALRKFLELPKMWNVSKVDTLVWFITMLATALVSTELGLLIGVCFSVICVIARTQVPRTTVLGHLKGTEIYEDLRKYRNLQSLPGIKIVRFEAPLYYANKELFKVALYKQTGINPIPVVLARKKAEKKYIRELKQKQTAHSQTEVKPEVTLQLSYGYQEFDIHTIIIDCSVIQFLDTAGIATMKEVFKDYKQIGILVLLSNCNASVIDSLCNGNYFDHGYISGLLFYSVHDAVKFASNVHPKNGDFEANTPC; via the exons GCAACTTGCAAGATGACTTCAGCAGATGTGAATAACGCTGAAAGCATGTTAGTGCTCAATAGTGTGGCCTTGTGTGACATGAAAAGCGATAAATATTCTCCAATTATTTTAGAAGAGCAAGAAAAGGAACCACTAGATATGAAGACGTGTGCAGTGAAAAAGCTGAAGAAGCATTTATCATGTACACCAGCAAAAGCAAAAGACTTTCTTGTTGACTTATTTCCTATAATACGATGGTTTCCAAAGTATAAATGGAAGAAATGGATTTTGGGGGATATTATGTCTGGGCTAGTTGTAGGTATCTTGATAGTTCCTCAATCAATAGCCTACTCATTGCTTGCTGGGCAGGAACCAATATATGGGCTTTATACCTCATTCTTTGCCTGCATCATCTACTTTCTAATGGGAACATCAAAGCACATCTCAGTTGGCATTTTTGGTGTGCTTTGCTTAATGATTGGCCAGGTAGTGGAACGAGAGCTGCAGTTTGCTGGGTTTGACATTTCTGATGACATTAATAGCACTGCTCCGTCCAACCTGTTCGCAGACGGttgtggaagaagctgttttgcCATTCGTATTGGCTCAACGTTGACATTCATGGCTGGCATATACCAG GTGGCCATGGGCATCTTCCAAGTCGGCTTTATATCGGTGTATCTGTCCGATTCTTTGCTTAGTGGATTTGCCACTGGAGCCTCGTTCACCATAATCACCTCACAAATTAAGTACATCCTTGGGATCCGTATTCCACGTGCCAATACTCCTGGTTCACTTGTGAAAACTTGGGTGTCCATTTTTAAAAACATCCATGAGACTAATATCTGTGATCTTGTAACCAGCATATTGAGCCTTCTGTTTTTGGTACCAATAAAGGAAATAAATGAATGCTATAAACAAAAGTTGAAAATGCCGATTCCTGGTGAACTTCTGGCAGTAATTATTGCTACCTTAATCTCGCATTATGGACAATTGAATGCAAAGTTTAATTCTACTATTGCTGGAGACATACCCACCGGATTCATAGCTCCCACCTTGCCAGAGTGGAGCATTATACCTCGAATTGCTATAGATGCCATTCCAATTGCCATCATTGGCTTTGCAATCACAGTTACTCTGTCAGAAATGTTTGCCAAAAAGCATGGATACACAGTGAAAGCAAATCAAGAAATGTTTGCTATTGGGGCTTGTAATGTGATCCCAGCATTTTTTCATTGCTTTACATCCAGTGCAGCCCTTGCAAAATCTCTTGTTAAAGAATCCACAGGTTGCAAGACACAATTATCGAGTATGGTCACTGCATTGGTGCTTCTCCTTGTGCTGCTTGTGATTGCTCCTCTTTTCTATTCCCTTCAAAAATGCGTCTTGGCTGTCATAATCATTGTAAATCTCAGGGGAGCTTTAAGAAAATTTCTTGAGTTACCTAAAATGTGGAACGTGAGCAAGGTGGACACTCTTGTGTGGTTTATTACAATGTTAGCGACAGCACTCGTCAGCACAGAGTTGGGTCTGTTGATCGGGGTCTGTTTCTCTGTGATCTGCGTGATTGCACGGACACAAGTGCCAAGAACTACTGTACTTGGCCATTTGAAGGGGACAGAAATTTATGAAGACCTGAGGAAGTATAGAAATCTGCAAAGTTTACCAGGGATTAAAATTGTTAGGTTTGAGGCTCCATTATACTACGCAAACAAGGAATTGTTCAAGGTGGCTCTGTATAAACAGACAGGAATTAATCCCATTCCGGTCGTATTAGCAAGGAAAAAAGCTGAAAAGAAATATATCCGAGAACTGAAGCAAAAACAGACAGCACATTCTCAAACTGAGGTGAAGCCTGAAGTTACACTGCAGCTGTCCTATGGATATCAAGAGTTTGATATCCATACGATTATCATTGATTGCTCAGTTATTCAATTCCTGGATACCGCAGGAATAGCTACAATGAAGGAAGTCTTTAAAGATTACAAGCAAATTGGAATTTTGGTTCTTCTCTCGAACTGCAATGCCTCTGTCATTGATAGTCTTTGCAATGGGAACTATTTTGATCATGGTTACATCAGTGGCTTGTTATTTTATAGTGTTCATGATGCTGTCAAGTTTGCTTCAAATGTACACCCAAAAAATGGTGACTTTGAAGCAAACACTCCATGTTAA
- the slc26a2 gene encoding sulfate transporter isoform X2: protein MTSADVNNAESMLVLNSVALCDMKSDKYSPIILEEQEKEPLDMKTCAVKKLKKHLSCTPAKAKDFLVDLFPIIRWFPKYKWKKWILGDIMSGLVVGILIVPQSIAYSLLAGQEPIYGLYTSFFACIIYFLMGTSKHISVGIFGVLCLMIGQVVERELQFAGFDISDDINSTAPSNLFADGCGRSCFAIRIGSTLTFMAGIYQVAMGIFQVGFISVYLSDSLLSGFATGASFTIITSQIKYILGIRIPRANTPGSLVKTWVSIFKNIHETNICDLVTSILSLLFLVPIKEINECYKQKLKMPIPGELLAVIIATLISHYGQLNAKFNSTIAGDIPTGFIAPTLPEWSIIPRIAIDAIPIAIIGFAITVTLSEMFAKKHGYTVKANQEMFAIGACNVIPAFFHCFTSSAALAKSLVKESTGCKTQLSSMVTALVLLLVLLVIAPLFYSLQKCVLAVIIIVNLRGALRKFLELPKMWNVSKVDTLVWFITMLATALVSTELGLLIGVCFSVICVIARTQVPRTTVLGHLKGTEIYEDLRKYRNLQSLPGIKIVRFEAPLYYANKELFKVALYKQTGINPIPVVLARKKAEKKYIRELKQKQTAHSQTEVKPEVTLQLSYGYQEFDIHTIIIDCSVIQFLDTAGIATMKEVFKDYKQIGILVLLSNCNASVIDSLCNGNYFDHGYISGLLFYSVHDAVKFASNVHPKNGDFEANTPC from the exons ATGACTTCAGCAGATGTGAATAACGCTGAAAGCATGTTAGTGCTCAATAGTGTGGCCTTGTGTGACATGAAAAGCGATAAATATTCTCCAATTATTTTAGAAGAGCAAGAAAAGGAACCACTAGATATGAAGACGTGTGCAGTGAAAAAGCTGAAGAAGCATTTATCATGTACACCAGCAAAAGCAAAAGACTTTCTTGTTGACTTATTTCCTATAATACGATGGTTTCCAAAGTATAAATGGAAGAAATGGATTTTGGGGGATATTATGTCTGGGCTAGTTGTAGGTATCTTGATAGTTCCTCAATCAATAGCCTACTCATTGCTTGCTGGGCAGGAACCAATATATGGGCTTTATACCTCATTCTTTGCCTGCATCATCTACTTTCTAATGGGAACATCAAAGCACATCTCAGTTGGCATTTTTGGTGTGCTTTGCTTAATGATTGGCCAGGTAGTGGAACGAGAGCTGCAGTTTGCTGGGTTTGACATTTCTGATGACATTAATAGCACTGCTCCGTCCAACCTGTTCGCAGACGGttgtggaagaagctgttttgcCATTCGTATTGGCTCAACGTTGACATTCATGGCTGGCATATACCAG GTGGCCATGGGCATCTTCCAAGTCGGCTTTATATCGGTGTATCTGTCCGATTCTTTGCTTAGTGGATTTGCCACTGGAGCCTCGTTCACCATAATCACCTCACAAATTAAGTACATCCTTGGGATCCGTATTCCACGTGCCAATACTCCTGGTTCACTTGTGAAAACTTGGGTGTCCATTTTTAAAAACATCCATGAGACTAATATCTGTGATCTTGTAACCAGCATATTGAGCCTTCTGTTTTTGGTACCAATAAAGGAAATAAATGAATGCTATAAACAAAAGTTGAAAATGCCGATTCCTGGTGAACTTCTGGCAGTAATTATTGCTACCTTAATCTCGCATTATGGACAATTGAATGCAAAGTTTAATTCTACTATTGCTGGAGACATACCCACCGGATTCATAGCTCCCACCTTGCCAGAGTGGAGCATTATACCTCGAATTGCTATAGATGCCATTCCAATTGCCATCATTGGCTTTGCAATCACAGTTACTCTGTCAGAAATGTTTGCCAAAAAGCATGGATACACAGTGAAAGCAAATCAAGAAATGTTTGCTATTGGGGCTTGTAATGTGATCCCAGCATTTTTTCATTGCTTTACATCCAGTGCAGCCCTTGCAAAATCTCTTGTTAAAGAATCCACAGGTTGCAAGACACAATTATCGAGTATGGTCACTGCATTGGTGCTTCTCCTTGTGCTGCTTGTGATTGCTCCTCTTTTCTATTCCCTTCAAAAATGCGTCTTGGCTGTCATAATCATTGTAAATCTCAGGGGAGCTTTAAGAAAATTTCTTGAGTTACCTAAAATGTGGAACGTGAGCAAGGTGGACACTCTTGTGTGGTTTATTACAATGTTAGCGACAGCACTCGTCAGCACAGAGTTGGGTCTGTTGATCGGGGTCTGTTTCTCTGTGATCTGCGTGATTGCACGGACACAAGTGCCAAGAACTACTGTACTTGGCCATTTGAAGGGGACAGAAATTTATGAAGACCTGAGGAAGTATAGAAATCTGCAAAGTTTACCAGGGATTAAAATTGTTAGGTTTGAGGCTCCATTATACTACGCAAACAAGGAATTGTTCAAGGTGGCTCTGTATAAACAGACAGGAATTAATCCCATTCCGGTCGTATTAGCAAGGAAAAAAGCTGAAAAGAAATATATCCGAGAACTGAAGCAAAAACAGACAGCACATTCTCAAACTGAGGTGAAGCCTGAAGTTACACTGCAGCTGTCCTATGGATATCAAGAGTTTGATATCCATACGATTATCATTGATTGCTCAGTTATTCAATTCCTGGATACCGCAGGAATAGCTACAATGAAGGAAGTCTTTAAAGATTACAAGCAAATTGGAATTTTGGTTCTTCTCTCGAACTGCAATGCCTCTGTCATTGATAGTCTTTGCAATGGGAACTATTTTGATCATGGTTACATCAGTGGCTTGTTATTTTATAGTGTTCATGATGCTGTCAAGTTTGCTTCAAATGTACACCCAAAAAATGGTGACTTTGAAGCAAACACTCCATGTTAA